A window of the Diabrotica undecimpunctata isolate CICGRU chromosome 1, icDiaUnde3, whole genome shotgun sequence genome harbors these coding sequences:
- the LOC140442011 gene encoding uncharacterized protein, whose amino-acid sequence MEENHDLAEEYVQDFVLDHLEDITVKREDKRQFVDENTGWLQYDDSSSRVCRNQWEDRRIPTPHPDSTYQPPVLVNMTLMNDPGTPPDTPPTHSPIPCRPQGIMDEMMWFPPTIRADPQPLDLRPLHCMGGEPDWERRDYIPSGMILDAPNHHHHHHNIHQRPQSVCSGVSALSPRMNTNNSGYSTCSEDLGLSDELLMNLSVRELNKRLHGCPREEIVRLKQKRRTLKNRGYAQNCRSKRLQQRQDLEQTNRSLQHEIHRLKSELARVSQERDLYKQKLQLGRPPHLNGGLNSDGQSSPEFYL is encoded by the coding sequence ATGGAGGAAAATCACGATTTAGCTGAAGAATATGTCCAGGATTTCGTTCTGGATCATTTAGAGGACATTACTGTGAAACGTGAGGACAAACGTCAATTTGTAGACGAAAATACGGGTTGGTTACAGTACGATGATTCTTCAAGTCGTGTATGTCGAAATCAGTGGGAAGATAGAAGAATTCCAACGCCGCATCCTGATTCTACTTATCAGCCACCTGTGTTAGTTAATATGACGCTTATGAATGATCCAGGTACACCGCCAGATACTCCTCCGACTCATTCTCCAATTCCCTGTAGGCCACAAGGTATAATGGACGAAATGATGTGGTTTCCTCCTACCATTAGAGCAGATCCACAACCCCTAGATTTACGTCCTCTTCATTGCATGGGAGGAGAACCAGATTGGGAAAGAAGGGACTACATTCCTTCTGGTATGATTTTAGATGCTCCCAATCACCACCACCATCACCACAACATCCATCAGAGACCCCAGTCGGTTTGTTCGGGTGTTAGTGCGCTCTCCCCAAGAATGAACACTAATAATAGTGGTTACTCTACTTGTTCTGAGGACTTAGGTTTAAGTGATGAGTTACTAATGAATCTGTCAGTGCGAGAACTTAACAAAAGGTTGCATGGGTGTCCAAGAGAAGAGATCGTTAGATTAAAACAGAAAAGAAGAACGCTCAAAAATCGAGGTTACGCACAAAATTGCAGATCGAAGAGGTTGCAGCAGAGGCAAGATTTGGAACAGACTAATAGATCCCTGCAGCACGAAATCCACCGGTTAAAATCCGAATTGGCCAGAGTGTCTCAAGAAAGAGATCTGTATAAACAGAAACTGCAGCTTGGCCGACCTCCTCATCTAAATGGTGGCCTTAATTCCGATGGACAGAGTTCACCAGAGTTCTACCTATGA